From Chloroflexota bacterium, the proteins below share one genomic window:
- a CDS encoding class I SAM-dependent methyltransferase yields MRQVIDRYGLIKRRRAIERYVRNGRLLEVGCGTGLFLDEMRSCGWNVSGVEPSLHASAYARESLGLNVFSGSLEQFDLSGRSFDVICMWDVLEHLPDPAKALVRLAASLDPGGLLVFSVPNLEGIERRLFKSYWAGWDLPRHLYLVPRRALADLLYQNGLTVVRQNAVAGSYQMLLVSVKWYLRDYCGVRPAVVQSVLRGLRSSPFQLAVAPLVYCLDALNMSSTTTYFAIRELRC; encoded by the coding sequence TGTGCGTAATGGGAGATTGCTGGAAGTTGGCTGTGGGACGGGCTTGTTTCTCGACGAAATGCGCAGTTGTGGCTGGAATGTGTCCGGCGTCGAGCCGAGTCTGCATGCATCGGCATATGCGCGTGAAAGTTTGGGCCTCAATGTCTTCTCGGGATCACTAGAACAGTTTGATCTGAGCGGAAGATCATTTGACGTAATTTGCATGTGGGACGTTCTTGAGCATTTGCCCGATCCCGCAAAGGCTTTAGTGCGGCTTGCAGCATCACTTGACCCGGGCGGGCTTCTGGTCTTCAGTGTTCCCAATCTTGAGGGAATCGAACGCCGTCTATTCAAGAGTTACTGGGCGGGTTGGGATCTACCGCGGCATTTGTATCTAGTGCCTCGGAGAGCTCTGGCTGATTTGCTCTACCAGAATGGCCTAACAGTTGTTCGTCAAAACGCCGTTGCGGGAAGCTACCAAATGCTTCTAGTGAGTGTGAAATGGTACCTGCGCGATTATTGCGGTGTTCGACCGGCGGTTGTTCAATCTGTCCTTCGAGGATTGCGATCCTCGCCGTTCCAGTTGGCGGTAGCTCCCTTAGTATACTGTCTTGATGCACTGAATATGTCTTCGACTACAACATATTTCGCCATTCGTGAGTTACGGTGTTGA
- a CDS encoding glycosyltransferase: MVDQDKESLQIEIATLATELNRLNNLRLIRLFHLYRRLRRRIAGTFERRHSPGTHSTTLHDDRATDGRYDVIFMSCADWRWRFQRPQHLSRQWAAHGHRVFFVSPDFRPAVNPAYSRQPGQYAARPVLPGVQEIHLAGSRELRPLQERMTAAECSGLAGSIEALARDFNISEAVCILELPFWWPLARQLRAERGWKVIYDLIDRWYGILPQAHAMLSEEAPLVRNADAVVATARLLQSQVAAEARTVQLIPNGAEIEHFSQAAAGRTAIPLDDKSSVIGYFGNLAPWLDVELLAQTAREHPEWAFVLIGSGTADLSLLRGLPNVRLTGEVPYADLPDYLHSFAVSIIPFRLLPVTASTDPVKFYEYLASGSPVVATALPELAPYRDYVYLAADQPSFARLIAQALADDNSQRRAERRAFAAQHSWQRRYEAFDALIRRLDDPIAADNPAEPIAPTPIVDELQPWSIRAGDESTVQVRVRGRHLTSSCVLLADEARLPTRWIADNELQAELPVDARRAPGVIMLSAMDERTWRQSNRRAFIVLSV; this comes from the coding sequence ATGGTTGACCAAGACAAAGAGTCCCTGCAAATCGAAATCGCGACACTGGCCACCGAACTAAACCGGCTGAACAACCTGCGACTCATCCGGCTGTTTCACCTATACCGCAGGCTGCGCCGCCGGATTGCGGGAACCTTCGAGCGACGGCACAGCCCAGGCACGCACAGCACGACGCTGCACGACGATCGCGCGACGGATGGACGTTACGATGTGATCTTTATGTCGTGCGCGGACTGGCGCTGGCGCTTTCAGCGGCCGCAGCACCTGTCGCGGCAATGGGCAGCGCACGGCCACCGCGTGTTCTTCGTCAGCCCGGACTTCCGGCCGGCCGTCAACCCCGCGTACAGTCGGCAACCAGGCCAGTATGCGGCCAGGCCGGTCTTGCCCGGCGTTCAGGAGATCCATCTGGCGGGCTCACGCGAGCTGCGCCCGCTTCAGGAACGTATGACGGCTGCGGAATGCAGCGGCCTGGCCGGTTCGATAGAAGCCCTGGCCCGCGATTTCAACATTTCAGAGGCCGTCTGCATTCTGGAACTGCCTTTCTGGTGGCCGCTGGCCAGGCAACTGCGAGCCGAGCGAGGCTGGAAGGTTATCTACGATCTGATCGACCGCTGGTACGGCATCTTGCCACAGGCGCATGCGATGTTATCCGAAGAAGCGCCGCTCGTGCGGAACGCCGATGCGGTGGTCGCCACGGCCCGCCTCTTGCAGAGCCAGGTCGCCGCAGAAGCACGCACGGTCCAACTGATTCCCAACGGCGCGGAGATTGAGCATTTTTCACAAGCCGCGGCCGGACGCACTGCAATTCCCCTCGACGACAAGTCGTCGGTGATCGGGTACTTCGGCAACCTGGCGCCGTGGCTGGATGTGGAGTTGCTGGCGCAAACCGCTCGCGAACATCCCGAGTGGGCATTTGTACTGATCGGAAGCGGCACAGCGGATTTATCACTTCTGCGTGGCCTCCCGAATGTGCGACTCACCGGCGAGGTACCCTACGCCGACTTGCCGGACTACCTGCACTCGTTCGCCGTGTCGATTATTCCGTTCCGGCTGCTGCCGGTGACGGCGTCAACGGACCCCGTCAAGTTCTATGAGTACCTGGCCAGCGGCAGTCCCGTCGTCGCGACGGCGCTGCCCGAGCTTGCGCCCTACCGGGACTACGTGTATCTCGCCGCCGATCAACCATCATTCGCGCGGTTGATCGCTCAGGCGCTGGCCGACGACAACAGCCAGCGCCGCGCCGAACGACGGGCATTTGCCGCACAACACAGTTGGCAGCGCCGTTACGAAGCCTTTGACGCTCTGATTCGAAGGCTTGACGATCCGATCGCCGCGGACAATCCGGCGGAGCCGATTGCCCCCACGCCGATTGTCGACGAATTGCAGCCATGGTCAATCCGCGCAGGCGATGAGTCGACTGTGCAGGTTAGGGTGCGCGGCCGGCATTTGACATCGTCATGCGTGCTGCTGGCCGACGAGGCACGCTTGCCAACGCGCTGGATCGCGGACAATGAGTTGCAGGCCGAGTTGCCGGTCGATGCCAGGCGCGCTCCGGGCGTGATCATGCTCTCGGCGATGGATGAGCGCACCTGGCGGCAATCGAACCGTCGTGCGTTCATCGTCCTCAGCGTCTGA
- a CDS encoding biotin--[acetyl-CoA-carboxylase] ligase, producing MDMSLTPGGWRTRYVATSLCTFDRTDSTQTEARRLIAGGHGSGALVLAAEQTAGRGRFSREWHSPPGNLYLSFVLRPSRPVAEWPAVMMAASLALVELLDALGIAKVGIKWPNDVLIGGRKVAGMLAEVDGTFLILGIGLNVNADPPADLPQATSICAALGRTVDAAALLRAFVEAVDEYYGQLEAGLSLRDRWAARIVTLGQMVHIRAGDELIEGVAETVEPDGALVVRCPDGTPVTCHAGEVTLST from the coding sequence ATGGACATGAGCCTCACGCCGGGCGGCTGGCGCACTCGCTATGTCGCCACATCGCTCTGCACATTCGACCGCACCGATTCCACACAAACTGAAGCGCGCCGCTTGATCGCTGGCGGGCACGGCAGCGGCGCGCTGGTGCTGGCCGCCGAACAGACCGCCGGGCGCGGCCGGTTCAGCCGCGAGTGGCACTCGCCGCCAGGGAACCTGTATCTGTCGTTCGTCCTTCGACCGTCGCGACCGGTGGCCGAGTGGCCTGCGGTCATGATGGCGGCATCGCTGGCACTGGTCGAGTTGCTGGACGCGCTGGGGATCGCCAAGGTCGGCATCAAGTGGCCAAATGATGTACTGATCGGCGGGCGCAAAGTGGCGGGTATGCTGGCCGAAGTGGACGGCACGTTCCTAATTCTAGGCATCGGGCTGAATGTGAATGCCGACCCGCCCGCCGACCTGCCGCAGGCCACATCGATCTGTGCCGCGCTCGGACGCACTGTGGATGCCGCTGCACTGCTGCGCGCGTTCGTTGAAGCTGTTGATGAGTATTATGGCCAACTGGAGGCGGGACTGTCGCTGCGAGACCGTTGGGCGGCGCGCATCGTAACGCTGGGCCAGATGGTTCACATCCGTGCTGGTGACGAACTGATTGAAGGCGTCGCCGAAACCGTGGAGCCGGACGGCGCGCTGGTCGTTCGCTGCCCGGATGGCACGCCCGTCACCTGCCACGCTGGCGAAGTCACACTGAGTACCTGA
- a CDS encoding glycosyltransferase yields MNILFLALYPPLPAIDGGRLRIFNVLQQAAQRHRVTLVALDDPLCDAVNRAALAALCEVVTVPRPPALARTWVTRIRDIASSEPVGLNAWQSDAMHALVRRLAAEERYDLAHIDHLSLMPYAGDLGAMPVVLTHHNVEALAQRRQLAISGRSVLRRWLDAREHERWRRYEIAASKRADALIAVSETDAAYFRAALPGKPVFVVPNGVDTAHLQPRQRAAGARLLYTGSMNYAPNVDAVCWFCEEIFPAIRRARPDAEFVIAGRDPTTEVKALATIDGVRVTGRVDDMRPYYADAAVFVVPLRAGSGTRLKILEAMAMGLPVVTTTIGCEGLDVSHDRDLLIADTPGAFATAVNAALADPDVCARLGTHARQTVLQNYSMQAIDARLSETYQSIAHTDPPRENESTR; encoded by the coding sequence ATGAACATCCTCTTCCTCGCCCTCTACCCGCCGCTGCCGGCCATCGACGGCGGGCGGCTGCGGATTTTCAATGTCTTGCAGCAGGCGGCGCAACGGCACCGCGTCACGCTTGTGGCGCTCGACGACCCGCTCTGCGACGCAGTCAACCGAGCCGCGCTGGCGGCGCTGTGTGAAGTTGTGACCGTCCCGCGCCCCCCCGCGCTGGCGCGCACCTGGGTGACTCGCATCAGGGACATTGCCTCGTCCGAGCCGGTCGGCCTGAACGCGTGGCAGTCCGATGCGATGCATGCGCTTGTGCGCCGCCTGGCCGCCGAAGAGCGGTATGACCTGGCGCATATCGATCACCTGTCGCTGATGCCGTATGCCGGCGATCTGGGCGCGATGCCGGTCGTGCTCACGCACCACAACGTCGAGGCGCTGGCTCAGCGGCGGCAGCTCGCCATCAGCGGGCGCAGCGTTCTGCGGCGCTGGCTCGATGCGCGCGAGCACGAACGCTGGCGGCGTTACGAGATCGCCGCATCGAAGCGGGCCGATGCGCTGATCGCCGTGTCGGAGACCGACGCGGCGTATTTCCGTGCGGCGCTGCCTGGCAAGCCGGTCTTTGTGGTGCCCAATGGCGTCGACACGGCACACTTGCAGCCGCGCCAGCGGGCAGCGGGTGCGCGCCTGCTCTACACGGGCAGCATGAACTACGCACCGAACGTGGATGCCGTCTGCTGGTTTTGCGAAGAGATCTTTCCAGCCATTCGCCGCGCGCGACCCGACGCAGAATTCGTCATCGCGGGCCGCGATCCGACGACCGAGGTCAAAGCTCTGGCCACCATCGATGGCGTGCGAGTTACCGGGCGCGTCGACGATATGCGCCCGTACTATGCTGACGCGGCCGTGTTTGTGGTGCCGCTGCGCGCCGGCAGCGGGACCCGGTTGAAGATTCTTGAGGCGATGGCAATGGGATTGCCGGTCGTGACCACCACAATCGGCTGCGAAGGACTCGATGTGAGCCATGATCGAGACCTGCTGATCGCAGATACCCCCGGCGCATTTGCGACCGCCGTCAACGCGGCGCTCGCAGATCCCGATGTGTGCGCCCGGTTGGGCACACATGCACGTCAGACGGTGCTGCAAAACTATTCGATGCAGGCCATCGACGCCCGGCTGAGCGAAACGTACCAGTCAATTGCACATACAGATCCACCGAGGGAAAATGAATCGACCCGGTAG
- a CDS encoding class I SAM-dependent methyltransferase, whose amino-acid sequence MARRLLTRSNWGRRVYRARDLEKADHVSPQSHLPGHYHSPIPDLRVVANDALRIFADPGPALGGIDLRDGEQFALLQSLVSYYGDLPFAAQPTAGLRYYYENGYYSYSDGICLYGLLRHLRPARIIEVGSGFTSSIILDTNERFLDRTLACTFIDPEPQRLLSLLRPQERDSTEVVARRVQDIAPHVFERLSANDILLIDSSHVAKIGSDVNYLLFEILPRLAGGVYIHFHDIYWPFEYPREWVTKGIAWNEAYTLRAFLQYNPAFEISFFSSYLRSRHPDFFRDAMPLCLKSESSSLWIRKL is encoded by the coding sequence ATGGCGCGGCGCCTGCTGACCCGCTCAAATTGGGGTCGCCGCGTGTACCGTGCGCGTGACCTCGAGAAAGCCGATCACGTCAGCCCGCAATCGCACTTGCCCGGGCATTATCATTCGCCGATCCCCGATCTGCGCGTCGTGGCAAACGACGCATTGCGCATCTTTGCCGATCCGGGGCCTGCCCTGGGCGGCATTGACCTGCGTGACGGCGAGCAGTTCGCCCTGCTTCAATCCCTTGTCTCGTACTACGGCGACTTGCCGTTCGCGGCGCAGCCAACAGCCGGCCTGCGCTATTACTACGAAAACGGCTACTATTCCTATTCCGACGGCATTTGCCTGTACGGGCTGCTTCGGCACCTGCGCCCCGCACGAATCATTGAAGTGGGCAGTGGGTTCACGTCGAGCATCATTCTCGATACCAATGAGCGGTTTCTGGATCGCACGCTGGCATGCACCTTCATCGACCCCGAGCCGCAACGGCTGTTGTCCTTGCTTCGACCGCAAGAACGCGACAGCACCGAAGTCGTCGCTCGCCGGGTGCAGGATATCGCACCCCACGTGTTCGAACGGCTGAGCGCCAACGACATCTTGTTGATTGACTCAAGTCACGTCGCAAAGATCGGCAGCGATGTCAACTACCTGCTGTTCGAGATCCTGCCGCGACTCGCCGGCGGCGTCTACATCCATTTCCACGACATCTACTGGCCGTTTGAGTACCCGCGCGAATGGGTGACGAAGGGAATTGCATGGAACGAGGCATACACGTTGCGCGCGTTTCTGCAATACAACCCGGCCTTTGAGATCAGTTTCTTTTCGTCTTATCTGCGAAGCCGGCATCCCGATTTCTTTCGGGATGCGATGCCGTTGTGCCTCAAATCCGAATCCAGCAGTTTATGGATTCGCAAGCTCTAG
- a CDS encoding acetamidase/formamidase family protein: MTVHQFTPDRYYTTIGWHAPVLHIADGDTVVTRCVDARGMDHTNSQVTPRGNPQTGPFFVEGAEPGDTLAMRIERVTPSRRRGFTRSTVAPNVLDPEFVQQMPPDIEVDWYVDFEQQTVTLAEPAGALGRLSLPLDPMLGCFGVAPAGGQAISTATSGPHGGNMDYRGFRPGVTVYFPVSAPGALLHLGDAHAIQGDGEIVGTGVEISSEVQFSVRLLKGKRINWPRGENDEHIFTVGNARPLDQCIQHATTEMLSWLTTDYGLDLRSASILLGQCVQYDMGNVFDPAYTMVCKLAKRFLPPAR; this comes from the coding sequence ATGACCGTTCATCAATTCACCCCCGACCGCTATTACACGACGATTGGCTGGCATGCGCCGGTACTGCACATTGCAGACGGCGACACGGTAGTCACGCGCTGCGTGGATGCGCGCGGCATGGACCACACCAATTCGCAGGTGACGCCGCGCGGCAACCCGCAAACGGGGCCGTTCTTCGTGGAAGGCGCCGAGCCGGGCGACACGCTGGCCATGCGCATCGAGCGCGTCACGCCGAGCCGCCGGCGCGGCTTCACGCGCTCGACGGTGGCGCCGAACGTGCTCGACCCGGAGTTTGTGCAGCAGATGCCGCCCGACATCGAAGTGGACTGGTACGTGGATTTTGAGCAGCAGACGGTGACGCTCGCGGAGCCGGCGGGCGCGCTGGGGCGGCTGTCGCTGCCGCTCGATCCGATGCTCGGCTGCTTCGGCGTGGCGCCGGCTGGCGGGCAGGCGATCTCGACCGCCACCTCGGGGCCGCACGGCGGCAACATGGACTATCGCGGCTTCCGGCCCGGTGTCACCGTCTACTTCCCAGTCAGCGCACCCGGCGCGCTACTGCACCTCGGCGACGCGCATGCGATCCAGGGCGATGGGGAGATCGTCGGCACCGGCGTGGAAATCTCCAGCGAGGTGCAGTTCAGCGTGCGCCTGCTCAAAGGCAAACGCATCAATTGGCCGCGCGGCGAGAACGACGAGCACATCTTCACGGTCGGCAATGCGCGCCCGCTCGACCAGTGCATTCAGCACGCGACGACCGAGATGCTGAGCTGGCTGACGACCGACTACGGCCTCGATCTGCGCAGCGCGAGTATCCTGCTGGGTCAGTGCGTGCAGTACGACATGGGCAACGTCTTCGATCCGGCGTACACGATGGTGTGCAAGTTGGCGAAGCGCTTCCTGCCGCCGGCCCGCTAG
- a CDS encoding sulfurtransferase, translated as MSGTYADPDTLVSTEWLAAHLDDPRVRVIEIDRTRTAYESGHIPGAVFWSAYDDVMAPDRRVDLNPQTAAALFERSGIGSDTTVVFYSATHSANGLGFWYMKLFGHRDVRLLNGSRQKWVSEGRPLTTALPAVVPTRHVATAPDLDILAVREQVVESIGADGHLVVDTRRTEEHSGQWFGSKPPEGTERAGRIPGATHAHYEDALNADGTFKGADELRALYTACGITPDATITTYCAGGWRAGHTWFVLKYLLGYPNVRNYQASWYEWGNRPDTPIEAERRAGGIT; from the coding sequence ATGAGCGGAACCTACGCTGACCCGGATACGCTGGTCAGCACCGAGTGGTTGGCGGCGCACCTCGACGACCCGCGCGTGCGTGTCATCGAGATCGACCGCACGCGCACGGCGTATGAGAGCGGGCACATACCTGGCGCGGTCTTCTGGTCTGCATATGACGATGTGATGGCGCCCGACCGGCGCGTGGACCTCAACCCGCAAACGGCGGCGGCGCTGTTCGAGCGTTCGGGCATTGGCAGCGATACGACCGTCGTCTTCTACAGCGCGACGCACTCGGCCAACGGACTTGGCTTCTGGTACATGAAGCTGTTCGGCCATCGCGATGTGCGTTTGCTCAACGGCAGCCGCCAGAAATGGGTTTCGGAAGGGCGGCCGCTCACGACGGCGCTTCCGGCGGTCGTACCGACCCGCCATGTCGCGACTGCGCCGGATCTGGATATCCTGGCGGTGCGCGAGCAGGTGGTCGAGTCGATCGGCGCGGACGGTCATCTGGTCGTGGACACGCGGCGCACCGAAGAACACAGCGGCCAGTGGTTTGGCTCGAAGCCGCCCGAAGGCACGGAGCGCGCGGGTCGCATTCCCGGCGCTACGCACGCGCACTACGAAGACGCGCTGAACGCAGACGGCACCTTCAAGGGCGCCGACGAACTCCGCGCGCTGTACACCGCATGCGGCATCACGCCCGACGCGACGATCACCACGTACTGCGCGGGCGGCTGGCGCGCCGGCCATACCTGGTTTGTGCTCAAGTATTTGCTCGGATACCCCAACGTGCGCAATTACCAGGCGTCATGGTATGAATGGGGCAACCGGCCCGACACGCCGATCGAGGCCGAACGACGCGCCGGGGGCATAACATAA
- a CDS encoding nitroreductase family protein, whose translation MHVTEAIRTKRATRQFAATPVPDDLIRQIVDAGRRAQSSKNTQPWHFVVVRDRERMKELSQTGTFASHLAGAAFGVVLASPDPATRWSIPFDVGQAAAYMQLAAWELGVGSCIGSIYEPDKVRALLGLPADQHTYVFLSFGYPADSKPAPARRGGRRAVDDVVHWEQW comes from the coding sequence ATGCACGTTACGGAAGCGATCCGCACCAAGCGCGCCACACGGCAGTTCGCGGCGACGCCGGTGCCGGACGACCTCATCCGGCAGATCGTCGACGCTGGACGCCGCGCGCAGAGCAGCAAGAACACGCAGCCCTGGCATTTCGTCGTCGTGCGTGACCGAGAGCGCATGAAGGAGTTATCGCAGACGGGCACCTTCGCGTCGCACCTGGCCGGCGCGGCGTTCGGCGTCGTGCTCGCCTCGCCGGACCCGGCCACCCGCTGGTCGATCCCGTTCGACGTGGGGCAAGCCGCCGCGTATATGCAGTTGGCGGCGTGGGAACTTGGCGTAGGCTCGTGCATCGGTTCAATCTACGAGCCGGATAAAGTGCGAGCGCTGCTGGGTCTGCCCGCCGATCAACACACCTACGTTTTTCTGTCGTTCGGCTACCCTGCCGACAGTAAACCAGCGCCGGCCCGCCGGGGCGGGCGGCGCGCCGTCGACGACGTGGTGCACTGGGAGCAGTGGTAG
- a CDS encoding DUF2029 domain-containing protein produces the protein MKNARIGLALIAFVVFDLLLAPAFYHNLTQQYAGANDFYVPWRAAQSRLIEGRDPYSADVTRDIQIGLFGRTVPPGEHQWGFAYPLYAIFMVAPFIGLPYDAAQAAWYALLLPLLFASGALILDTLGVRLRPLALAGFMLWLIALYPAARSFILGQLSIVVFACLAAAWWAAAKRRDALAGSLLALSTIKPQVVFLLVPLALLCAWQVRRRRLVLSFALTLALLLAATLALQPDWPLGFARTATAYAGYFDSPSPLQVVLPNAGLAALASGLMLLVFGLACARSVRRGWRDGWPLFGWAIIVAQLVAVHTATTNQLALLLPLLFDLARRRPYRRVRAVVAAGAFFIIPWAVFLASKEGNTEAPMALLPMSVGVALWWGWTVLREWVRQIKT, from the coding sequence ATGAAGAACGCGCGTATCGGACTGGCGCTGATCGCGTTTGTGGTGTTCGACCTGCTGCTGGCGCCCGCCTTCTACCACAACCTCACGCAGCAATACGCCGGGGCCAACGATTTCTATGTGCCGTGGCGCGCCGCCCAGTCGCGCTTGATCGAAGGCCGCGATCCGTACAGCGCCGACGTCACACGCGATATTCAGATCGGCCTGTTCGGGCGCACGGTGCCGCCCGGCGAGCACCAGTGGGGTTTCGCCTACCCGCTGTACGCCATCTTCATGGTTGCGCCGTTCATCGGGCTGCCGTATGACGCGGCGCAAGCGGCCTGGTACGCACTCCTTCTGCCGCTGCTATTTGCGAGCGGTGCGTTGATATTGGACACGCTGGGCGTGCGCCTGCGGCCGCTGGCGCTGGCCGGGTTCATGCTGTGGCTGATCGCGCTCTACCCGGCGGCTCGCAGCTTCATACTGGGTCAGCTCTCGATCGTGGTCTTTGCCTGCCTGGCCGCGGCGTGGTGGGCGGCCGCCAAACGGCGTGATGCGCTGGCCGGCAGCCTGCTGGCGCTTTCCACCATCAAGCCGCAAGTGGTGTTTCTGCTCGTGCCGCTGGCGCTTCTGTGCGCGTGGCAGGTTCGCCGGCGGCGGCTGGTGCTGAGCTTTGCGCTGACGCTCGCACTGCTGCTGGCCGCGACACTGGCGCTGCAGCCGGACTGGCCGCTGGGATTTGCACGCACGGCCACGGCGTACGCCGGCTACTTCGACAGCCCCTCGCCGCTGCAGGTCGTGCTGCCGAATGCGGGGCTGGCGGCGCTCGCGTCAGGGCTGATGCTGCTGGTGTTCGGGCTGGCGTGCGCGCGTTCGGTTCGCCGTGGCTGGCGCGACGGCTGGCCGCTGTTTGGCTGGGCGATAATTGTCGCCCAGCTTGTCGCCGTGCACACGGCCACAACCAACCAACTGGCGCTGCTGCTGCCGCTGTTGTTCGATCTCGCCCGGCGCCGGCCGTATCGGCGGGTGCGCGCCGTTGTCGCCGCCGGCGCGTTCTTCATCATACCGTGGGCGGTCTTCCTGGCCAGCAAAGAGGGCAACACCGAAGCACCGATGGCGCTGCTGCCGATGAGCGTGGGGGTGGCGCTGTGGTGGGGCTGGACGGTGCTCAGAGAGTGGGTGAGGCAAATCAAGACCTGA
- a CDS encoding glycosyltransferase family 2 protein, whose product MTASNSTPPATPAVSVLMAVYNGARYLRAAVDSILAQTLTDFEFIIVDDGSTDDTAQILAAYDDPRIVRLHNETNIGLTRALNRGLAVTRGTYIARQDADDASTPERLARQAAFLSAHDRVGLVGSGARWVDADDRPLQDWVPLTDCAAIHATLLWTIPFLHGTFMFRRACLLDLSGGYDESYPVAQDCDLLLRLTERWDAANLPDLLYLHRRHAATVTAARATEQTALLARAQRATLQRRRQAGWARVMPGSHPPAWAQAADRRWLSQRFVWWSAAARQMDRRIALEYLLIALALEPGSVGAWNYVSNILRRKLARRPAPSAGSPYSV is encoded by the coding sequence ATGACCGCGAGCAACTCTACGCCTCCCGCGACGCCCGCCGTATCGGTGCTCATGGCCGTTTACAACGGTGCGCGCTACCTGCGCGCGGCGGTCGACAGCATCCTCGCACAGACGCTCACCGACTTCGAGTTCATCATCGTGGACGACGGCTCGACCGACGACACGGCGCAGATTCTGGCGGCGTACGATGATCCGCGCATCGTGCGCCTGCATAACGAGACCAACATCGGGCTGACGCGCGCGCTGAATCGCGGGCTGGCCGTGACGCGCGGCACGTACATCGCCCGGCAGGACGCCGATGATGCGTCTACCCCGGAGCGGCTGGCGCGGCAGGCCGCCTTCCTGTCAGCGCACGACCGCGTGGGACTGGTCGGCTCCGGCGCGCGCTGGGTCGACGCCGATGATCGGCCGCTTCAGGACTGGGTTCCGCTGACGGATTGCGCCGCCATTCACGCGACGCTGCTCTGGACGATTCCCTTCTTGCATGGCACGTTCATGTTCCGGCGCGCCTGCCTCCTGGATCTGAGCGGGGGCTACGATGAGAGCTACCCCGTGGCGCAGGACTGCGATCTGCTGCTCCGTTTAACCGAGCGGTGGGACGCCGCCAACCTGCCGGATCTGCTGTATCTGCACCGGCGTCATGCGGCTACGGTGACGGCTGCGCGGGCCACGGAGCAAACGGCGCTGCTGGCGCGCGCGCAGCGTGCCACGCTGCAGCGCCGCCGGCAGGCGGGATGGGCGCGTGTCATGCCGGGCAGCCATCCCCCTGCATGGGCGCAAGCCGCCGATCGCCGCTGGCTGTCGCAGCGCTTCGTCTGGTGGTCGGCCGCCGCCCGCCAGATGGACCGTCGCATCGCACTGGAGTATTTGCTGATCGCGCTGGCTCTGGAACCCGGGTCGGTGGGCGCGTGGAATTATGTATCCAACATCTTGCGCCGCAAGCTGGCCCGCCGGCCGGCGCCGAGCGCCGGCAGTCCATACTCCGTCTGA
- a CDS encoding class I SAM-dependent methyltransferase yields MKSTIATNFHVDMLAHLNRTVDVKGRRVLDIGGAGSVSRDLARAGAAVCLIDFSGVATRAARNLASEVAFDVVQGDARELPFFSESFDIVLHQGFLEHFVKPANLLQEQHRVLRTGGFLLVDAPQRFNWYAVEKRIEMKRGTWPYGWETDFTYHGLCRLLRDTGFVPIYAYGRGYHPPIIRALRNLRRIEKRIGHQVLPSRIWDCYDALWSHFETGAGGWYSLVNLGVIAKKLT; encoded by the coding sequence GTGAAAAGCACCATAGCTACCAATTTCCACGTCGACATGCTCGCGCACCTCAATCGGACGGTTGATGTCAAAGGCCGACGCGTGCTTGATATCGGCGGCGCCGGGTCGGTGTCCCGAGACCTGGCGCGCGCCGGGGCCGCGGTATGCCTGATTGACTTCTCAGGCGTGGCGACACGCGCCGCAAGAAACCTGGCGAGCGAAGTTGCATTTGATGTGGTGCAGGGCGATGCACGCGAACTTCCGTTTTTCTCGGAGTCCTTTGACATTGTCCTGCATCAGGGATTCCTGGAACACTTCGTGAAGCCGGCGAATCTACTTCAGGAGCAGCATCGTGTGTTGCGAACTGGAGGCTTCCTTCTGGTCGATGCGCCACAGCGGTTCAATTGGTACGCTGTCGAAAAACGCATCGAGATGAAGCGCGGCACCTGGCCATACGGGTGGGAAACGGATTTCACCTACCACGGCCTGTGCCGACTGCTCCGTGACACCGGTTTCGTGCCGATTTACGCGTATGGTCGCGGCTACCACCCACCGATTATCCGCGCGCTGCGCAACCTACGCCGGATTGAAAAACGGATAGGCCACCAGGTGCTACCATCACGCATCTGGGATTGCTATGACGCCCTATGGAGTCATTTTGAAACAGGCGCTGGTGGATGGTATTCGCTCGTAAACCTCGGCGTGATTGCGAAGAAGCTGACCTGA